A genome region from Clostridium sp. JN-9 includes the following:
- a CDS encoding polysaccharide deacetylase family protein: MKRVKRKRRIYRRRVIFLGFMVLIFIIGFFIGGGIVKYKDNSAAKAAASAKRTSSAEEKDDNIKASSLDKKNQSKLADAKKTSTDYEAKRETEVHGSDSMVNFNPYNPDGHKVAYLTFDDGPSRDITPSVLQILDKYNIKATFFVVGVMAEQNKDLLIREKNNGHSIGNHTYSHNYKYIYASPGNLIADLDKNNSVMKGILGNDFDTKLIRFPGGSFGSRLQPFRNAVKAKGYYYVDWNALNGDAEAVSVPQDKLVTNLRQTSAGKQHIVVLMHDAPGKHTTIEALPQIIEYLKSQGYTFRTLR, translated from the coding sequence TTGAAAAGAGTAAAGAGAAAAAGAAGAATTTATAGAAGAAGAGTTATTTTCCTAGGTTTTATGGTATTAATTTTTATTATAGGTTTTTTTATAGGAGGAGGAATAGTAAAATATAAGGATAATTCAGCTGCAAAAGCTGCTGCTAGTGCAAAACGTACTAGTTCCGCTGAAGAGAAAGATGATAATATTAAAGCCAGTTCACTTGACAAAAAAAACCAGAGTAAGCTTGCGGATGCTAAAAAAACATCTACTGATTATGAAGCCAAAAGAGAAACTGAGGTACATGGATCTGACAGTATGGTTAACTTTAATCCATATAATCCTGATGGGCATAAAGTTGCATATTTAACATTTGATGATGGACCATCCAGAGATATTACCCCAAGTGTTCTGCAGATATTAGATAAATATAATATAAAAGCTACATTTTTCGTTGTTGGGGTTATGGCAGAACAGAATAAAGATCTTTTAATAAGAGAAAAGAATAATGGACACTCAATAGGGAATCATACATACAGTCATAATTATAAATATATCTATGCTTCACCAGGAAACTTAATAGCTGACTTAGATAAGAATAATTCTGTGATGAAAGGCATTTTGGGAAATGATTTTGATACAAAACTCATCAGATTCCCAGGAGGATCCTTTGGCAGCAGACTTCAGCCATTTAGAAATGCTGTGAAAGCTAAAGGATATTATTATGTTGATTGGAATGCATTAAATGGTGATGCAGAAGCTGTAAGTGTCCCCCAGGATAAATTAGTTACAAATTTAAGACAGACATCAGCAGGAAAACAGCATATAGTAGTATTGATGCATGACGCTCCTGGGAAACATACAACTATTGAAGCGCTGCCTCAGATAATTGAATATTTAAAATCTCAGGGATATACTTTTAGAACTCTGAG
- the recX gene encoding recombination regulator RecX, which yields MKITNIEVQKNNKDRVNIYIDNEYSTSCSMEVVYSNSLKKNTEIDINELASIIDADEYIRAKNTALRIIEKSYKSEKEVMDKLRTKGYSENIIKKAMDFLREYSFVDDEKYAALYIKEKCASTSKKKIKYLLIRKGIKAELIDEKLSYIHSGIEENTAFKLGEKKYKSICSSCTDSKKAYSKLGAYLYGCGFGSEVVKEAIKKIYNADDFKKASVTDDSNKLEEIKKLAEKRYNVISKSESDSVKLYRKLAEYLLRRGYSFEDIKTVLKQMEI from the coding sequence ATGAAAATTACAAATATAGAAGTTCAAAAAAATAATAAGGACAGAGTTAACATTTACATTGATAATGAATATTCCACTTCATGCAGTATGGAGGTAGTATATTCAAATAGCCTGAAAAAGAATACAGAAATTGATATTAATGAACTAGCTTCTATAATTGATGCAGATGAATATATAAGGGCTAAGAATACAGCCCTTAGGATCATTGAAAAATCCTATAAATCTGAAAAGGAAGTAATGGATAAACTAAGAACTAAGGGCTACAGTGAAAATATAATTAAGAAGGCAATGGATTTTTTAAGGGAATATTCTTTTGTTGATGATGAGAAATATGCAGCTCTATATATAAAGGAAAAATGTGCAAGCACCAGTAAAAAAAAGATAAAATACCTATTAATCAGAAAAGGTATAAAAGCTGAGCTCATAGATGAAAAATTGTCATACATTCATAGTGGTATAGAAGAAAATACTGCTTTTAAACTTGGTGAAAAAAAGTATAAATCCATCTGCAGCAGCTGTACTGATAGTAAAAAAGCCTATAGTAAACTGGGTGCTTACTTATACGGATGCGGCTTTGGCAGTGAAGTGGTAAAAGAAGCAATAAAAAAAATATATAATGCAGATGATTTTAAAAAGGCATCAGTAACTGATGATAGTAATAAGCTTGAAGAAATTAAGAAGCTGGCAGAAAAAAGATATAATGTTATTTCAAAATCAGAAAGTGATTCGGTAAAGTTATATAGAAAATTAGCAGAATATCTGCTTAGACGCGGGTATTCATTTGAAGATATAAAGACTGTTTTAAAACAAATGGAAATTTAA
- a CDS encoding pitrilysin family protein, producing the protein MFNAKQITLNNGIKLVTIKKETELTALHAGIKIGAIYEKLNEKGISHFMEHMLFKGTKTRSNEALNNELEERAGEYNAYTDSNCTVYSITSLKSELERDIDLISDMLQNAVFPEDEIEKERGVILAEIRSGRDDIEEYSYDKVHETAFTNSPLKYNTIGDEQVVKAIDRQQLLSYYKKYYVPNNCFITIVSPYEHEDVVRIVEKYFGHWKPVDFTRENVIIEKNIPIIKTSYKENIEQCTILYLYTFYDLSKDDELALKILNHKFGESSNSILFREIREKRGLAYDIYTDLDLTNDVKTLIIYTAVGKDDIKETMEAINWCIKGIKDGTIKFDENTIDLMKKVLKTAVAFTIEDATDLGNYVLHQTIDGDDIFQFIKDMDNLENIKDKNMYDVARRVFNNPTIHILKNQ; encoded by the coding sequence ATGTTTAATGCAAAACAAATTACCTTAAATAATGGTATAAAATTAGTTACAATAAAAAAAGAAACGGAATTAACTGCACTGCATGCTGGCATTAAGATCGGTGCAATATATGAAAAGTTAAATGAGAAGGGAATTTCTCACTTTATGGAGCATATGCTTTTTAAGGGAACCAAAACAAGGTCAAATGAAGCATTGAATAATGAACTTGAGGAAAGGGCTGGGGAATACAATGCATATACGGACTCAAACTGTACTGTATATAGTATTACTTCATTAAAAAGCGAGCTTGAAAGGGATATAGATTTAATATCGGACATGCTTCAGAATGCTGTATTCCCTGAAGATGAAATAGAAAAGGAAAGAGGGGTAATTTTAGCTGAAATCAGGAGCGGACGGGATGATATTGAAGAGTACAGCTATGACAAGGTTCATGAAACAGCCTTTACCAACAGCCCTTTAAAATATAATACAATAGGTGATGAACAGGTTGTTAAAGCAATTGATAGGCAGCAATTACTGAGTTATTATAAAAAATACTATGTACCAAATAATTGTTTTATTACAATTGTATCTCCATATGAACATGAAGATGTGGTTAGAATTGTAGAAAAGTATTTTGGACACTGGAAACCTGTAGATTTTACCAGAGAAAATGTAATAATTGAAAAAAACATTCCTATAATTAAAACAAGCTATAAGGAAAATATAGAGCAGTGCACTATTTTGTATCTATATACATTTTATGATTTAAGTAAGGATGATGAACTGGCTTTAAAAATTTTAAACCATAAGTTTGGTGAAAGTTCTAATTCAATACTATTTAGGGAGATAAGGGAAAAAAGAGGCTTAGCCTATGATATTTATACTGATTTAGACCTTACAAATGATGTGAAGACTTTGATTATTTATACTGCAGTTGGCAAAGATGATATAAAGGAGACCATGGAGGCTATTAACTGGTGTATAAAGGGTATAAAAGATGGAACCATTAAATTTGATGAAAATACTATTGACCTTATGAAAAAGGTTTTAAAAACTGCTGTGGCATTTACCATTGAAGATGCTACAGATTTAGGAAATTATGTACTTCATCAGACTATTGATGGAGATGATATATTTCAGTTTATAAAAGATATGGACAACTTAGAAAATATTAAGGATAAAAATATGTATGATGTGGCCAGAAGGGTGTTTAATAATCCAACTATACATATATTAAAAAATCAATAA
- a CDS encoding transglutaminase-like domain-containing protein gives MKLNPVTAALLVVFLYPMLKGFLFAFSSHSLKLDIQDVNKNVSFVISLFAGTYFGKNIFIQHERGIYRQIYNAIPDNIAAYINSNKYIIYFIIIPMLIYVIYNIVYYILEILNNLTFYPLLDGIEDSLRDKSKIFKRVAGSLFQFPKSVSYILILSFLFNFISIFKINNKFNQYAEASVPYKTICKEIIIPVTNSKIAKQLPNILNNSFKIVVRENNPGNGDQTIPSNKAIVYYNGVTLDEGVRSNASIDSLARRLGNNSDTTRGKAKLIYNWIGSNIDYDYNKADRVLQNDFNVQSGAIPTFNSGKGICFDYSCLYVAMSRADNIKVRLITGEGFNGVSWVSHAWNQVYIPEESRWINVDTTFYKGGNYFDNKRFDLDHRDAKIAGQW, from the coding sequence ATGAAGCTTAATCCAGTAACTGCAGCTTTATTAGTAGTGTTTCTTTATCCTATGTTAAAAGGCTTTTTGTTTGCATTTTCCTCACATAGCTTAAAACTTGACATACAGGATGTTAATAAAAATGTTTCTTTTGTAATATCACTTTTTGCAGGGACATATTTTGGAAAAAATATTTTTATACAACATGAGAGAGGTATTTACAGGCAGATTTACAATGCAATACCTGACAATATAGCTGCATATATAAACAGCAATAAGTATATAATTTATTTTATTATAATTCCAATGCTTATTTATGTAATATACAATATTGTTTATTATATACTGGAAATTTTAAATAATTTAACTTTTTATCCTTTGCTCGATGGAATTGAAGATTCCCTTAGGGATAAAAGCAAAATATTTAAAAGAGTTGCCGGAAGTTTATTTCAATTTCCAAAGTCAGTAAGCTATATATTGATTCTATCATTTTTATTCAACTTTATTTCTATTTTTAAGATTAACAATAAGTTTAATCAGTATGCTGAAGCATCTGTTCCATATAAAACAATATGTAAGGAAATAATTATACCAGTAACTAACTCTAAAATCGCAAAACAGCTTCCTAATATATTAAACAATTCCTTTAAAATTGTAGTAAGGGAAAACAACCCGGGAAATGGTGATCAGACTATCCCTTCAAACAAGGCCATTGTTTACTATAATGGAGTTACACTGGATGAAGGAGTCCGTTCTAATGCATCTATAGATTCACTGGCAAGAAGGCTTGGAAATAACAGCGATACTACAAGAGGAAAGGCTAAATTAATTTACAACTGGATAGGCAGCAATATAGACTACGATTATAATAAGGCAGACAGGGTTTTACAAAATGACTTTAATGTACAATCTGGTGCCATTCCAACCTTTAACAGCGGTAAAGGTATATGTTTTGATTATTCCTGTTTATATGTAGCCATGAGCAGAGCAGATAATATTAAGGTAAGGCTCATAACAGGTGAAGGATTTAATGGTGTAAGCTGGGTAAGCCATGCATGGAATCAGGTATACATTCCTGAAGAGTCAAGATGGATTAATGTTGATACAACTTTTTATAAAGGAGGGAACTATTTCGACAATAAGCGATTTGATTTAGACCATAGGGATGCAAAAATTGCCGGGCAGTGGTAA